In Penaeus vannamei isolate JL-2024 chromosome 24, ASM4276789v1, whole genome shotgun sequence, the genomic stretch gatagatagactgattgatagatatacagatagatggatagactgattgatagatatacagatagatagatagactgattaatagatagaccgatagatagatagacattgttagatatacagatagatagatagactgattgatagatatacagatagatagatagactgattgatagatatacagatagattgatagactgattgatagatatacagatagatagatagactgattgatagatatacagatagatagatagactgattgatagatatacagatagatagatagactgattgatagatatacagatagatagatagactgattgatagatatacagatagatagatagactgattgatagatttacagatagatagatagactgattgatagatatacagataaatagactgattgatagatatacagattgattgatagatatacagatagattgatagactgattgatagatatacagatagatagatagactgattgatagatatacagatagatagatagactgattgatagatttacagatagattgatagactgattgatagatatacagatagatagatagactgattgatagatatacagatagatagatagactgattgacagataaacagatagatagatagactgattgatagatatacagatagatagatagactgattgacagatatacagatagatagatagactgattgatagatatacagattgattgatagatatacagatagattgatagactgattgatagatatacagatagattgatagactgattgatagatatacagatagatagatagactgattgacagatatacagatagatagatagactgattgatagatatacagatagatagatagactaattgttagatatacagatagatagatagactgattgatagatatacagatagatagatagactgattgatagatatacagatagatagatagactgattgatagatatacagatagatagatagactgattgatagatatacagatagatagatagactgattgatagatatacagatagatagatagactgattgatagatttacagatagatagatagactgattgatagatatacagatagatagatagactgattgataggtatacagatagatagatagactgattgatagatttacagatagatagatagactgattgatagatatacagatagatagatagactgattgatagatatacagatagatagatagactgattgatagatatacagatagatagatagactgattgatagatatacagatagatagatagactgattgatagatttacagatagatagatagactgattgatagatatacagataaatagactgattgatagatatacagattgattgatagatatacagatagattgatagactgattgatagatatacagatagatagatagactgattgatagatatacagatagatagactgattgatagatttacagatagattgatagactgattgatagatatacagatagatagatagactgattgatagatatacagatagatagatagactgattgacagataaacagatagatagatagactgattgatagatatacagatagatagatagactgattgacagatatacagatagatagatagactgattgatagatatacagattgattgatagatatacagatagattgatagactgattgatagatatacagatagattgatagactgattgatagatatacagatagatagatagactgattgatagatatacagatagatagatagactgattgatagatatacagatagatagatagactgattgacagatatacagatagatagatagactgattgatagatatacagattgattgatagatatacagatagattgatagactgattgatagatatacagatagattgatagactgattgatagatatacagatagatagatagactgattgacagatatacagatagatagatagactgattgatagatatacagatagatagataggctgattgatagatatacagatagatagatagactgattgatagatatacagatagatagatagactgattgatagatatacagatagatagatagactgattgatagatatacagatagatagatagagggtacGATCCGAAAAGATACGAGAATAGCGGCATAAAATTTTCGTTCTTTAGGATAATTTCGGTAAAACTTCAGATCAAGAAATTTCCAAGCGGTTATAATGCCGGGCAcagtggcctcccccccccccttttggaaGCAATCCTGGGAGCCCTCTTTGGTAACGAAGCAAAGTTCCCCAGCCCTGAAGTTCTACCCTGAACTCCTGCCCTGGAGTTCTACCCTGAAATTCTACCCTGAAGTCCTGCCCTGAAGTCCTGCCCTGAAGTCCTGCTCTGAAGTCCTGCTCTGAAGTCCTGCCCTGAAATTCTACCCTGAAGCCCCGCCCTGAAGTCCTGCCCTGAAGTCCTGCTCTGAAGTCCTGCTCTGAAGTCCTGCCCTGAAGTCCTGCCCTGAAGCCCCGCCCTGAAGCCCCGCCCTGAAGTCCTGCCCTGAAGTCCTGCTCTGAAGACCTGTCCTGAAGCCCCGCCCTGAAGTCCTGCCCTGAAATCCTGCTCTGAAGTCCTGCTCTGAAGTCCTGTCCTGAAGCCCCGCCCTGAAGCCCCGCCCTGAAGTCCTGCCCTGAAGTCCTGCCCTGAAGTCCTGCTCTGAAGTCCTGTCCTGAAGTCCTGCCCTGAAATCCTGCTCTGAAGTCCTGTCCTGAAGCCCCGCCCTGAAGTCCTGCCCTGAAGCCCCGCCCTGAAGTCCTGCTCTGAAGTCCTGCCTTGAAATCCTGCTCTGAACTCCTGCCCCGAAGTCCTGCCCTGAAGTCCTGCTCTGAAGTCCTGCTCTAAAGTCCTGCCCTGAAGTCCTGCCCTGAAGTCCTGCTCTGAAGTCCTGTCCTGAAGCCCCGCCCTGATGTCCTGCCCTGAAGTCCTGCTCTGAAGTCCTGTCCTGAAGCCCCGCCCTGAAGTCCTGTCCTGAAGCCCCGCCCTGAAGTCCTGCCTTGAAGCCCCGCCCTGAAGTCCTGCCCTGAAGTCCTGCCCTGAAGTCCTGCTCTGAAGTCCTGCCCTGAAGTCCTGCCTTGAAGCCCCGCCCTGAAGTCCTGCTCTGAAGTCCTGCCCTGAAGTTCTGCCCTGAAGTCCTGCTCTGAAGTTCTGCCCTGAAGTCCTGCCCTGAAGCCCCGCCCTGAAGTCCTGCTCTGAAGTCCTGCCTGGAAATCCTGCTCTGAACTCCTGCCCCGAAGTCCTGCCCTGAAGTCCTGCTCTGAAGTCCTGCTCTAAAGTCCTGCTCTAAAGTCCTGCCCTGAAGTCCTGCTCTGAAGTTCTGCCCTGAACTCCTGCCCTGAAGTCCTGCTCTGAAGTCCTGCCCTGAAGCCCCGCCCTGAAGTCCTGCCCTGAAGTCCTGCCCTGAAGTCCTGCTCTGAAGTCCTGTCCTGAAGCCCCGCCCTGAAGTCCTGCCCTGAAGTCCTGCCCTGAAGTCCTGCTCTGAAGTCCTACTCTGAAGTCCTGCCCTGAAGTCCTGTCCTGAAGCCCCGCCCTGAAGTCCTGCCCTGAAGTCCTGCCCTGAAGTCCTGCCCTGAAGTCCTACTCTGAAGTCCTGCCCTGAAGCCCCGCCCTGAAGTCCTGCTCTGAAGTCCTGCCCTGAAGTCCTGCTCTGAAGCCCCGCCCTGAAGTCCTGCCCTGAAGTCCTGCCCTGAAGTCCTGCCTTGAAGCCCCGCCCTGAAGTCCTGCTCTGAAGTCCTGCCCTGAAGTCCTGCTCTGAAGTCCTGCCCTGAAGTCCTGCTCTGAAGTCCTGCCCTGAAGCCCCGCCCTGAAGTCCTGCTCTGAAGTCCTGCCTTGAAATCCTGTTCTGAACTCCTGCCCCGAAGTCCTGCCCTGAAGTCCTGCTCTGAAGTCCTGCTCTAAAGTCCTGCCCTGAAATCCTGCTCTGAAGTTCTGCCCTGAACTCCTGCTCTGAAGTCCTGCTCTAAAGTCCTGCCCTGAAGTCCTACTCTGAAGTTCTGCCCTGAAGTCCTGCTCTGAAGTCCTGCCCTGAAGTCCTGCTCTGAAGTCCTGCCCTGAAGTCCTGCTCTGAAGTCCTGCCCTGAAGTCCTGCTCTGAAGTCCTGCCCTGAAGTCCTGCTCTGAACTCCTGCCCTGAAATCGTGCTCTGAAGTCCTACCCTGAAGTCCTGCTCTGAACTCCTGCCCTGAAGTCCTGCCCTGAACTCCTGCCCTGAAATCCTGCTCTGAATTCCTGCCCTGAAATCCCGCCCTGAAGTCCTGCTCTGAAGTCCTGCCCTGAAATCCTGCTCTGAACTCCTGCCCTGAAGCCCCGCCCTGAAGTCCTGCTCTGAAGTCCTGCCTTGAAATCCTGCTCTGAACTCCTGCCCTGAAGTCCTGCTCTGAAGTCCTGCCCTGAAATCCTGCTCTGAACTCCTGCCCTGAAGTCCTGCCCTGAAGTCCTGCCCTGAAATCTTGCTCTGAACTCCTGCCCCGAAGTCCTGCCCTGAAGTCCTGCTCTGAAGTCCTGCTCTGAAGTCCTGCCCTGAAGTCCTGCTCTGAAGTCCTGCCCTGAAGTCCTGCTCTGAAGTCCTGCTCTGAAGTCCTGCCCTGAAGTCCTGCTCTGAAGTCCTGCCCTGAAGTCCTGCTCTGAAGTCCTGCCCTGAAGTCCTGCCCTGAAGTCCTGCCCTGAAGTCCTGCCCTGAAATCCTGCTCTGAACTCCTGCCCTGAAGCCCCGCCCTGAAGTCCTGCTCTGAAGTCCTACCCTGAagtccccctgccctccttcagCTGCGTCTATCAGCTTCAGAGGCAGCCTGAACCGACGAGAGGATGTGAACAGGATTGAACAAGATGGGGTCCAGGAGGATGCCGCGCTTGGCCCGAGGATTGTTCAGCGAAAGGGCAGCGCAAGAGGATGGTGTCATggcggaggagagaaaggcaaatTTCG encodes the following:
- the LOC138866154 gene encoding repetin-like; this translates as MNITPVSWRILRIECFTLSCASHRAKRAIGIRSPRLRPSPPTARSRQLDRLPLKLIDAAEGGQGDFRVGLQSRTSGRGFRAGVQSRISGQDFRAGLQGRTSGQDFRAGLQGRTSEQDFRAGLQSRTSEQDFRAGLQSRTSGQDFRAGLQSRTSGQDFGAGVQSKISGQDFRAGLQGRSSEQDFRAGLQSRTSGQEFRAGFQGRTSEQDFRAGLQGRSSEQDFRAGLQSRTSGRDFRAGIQSRISGQEFRAGLQGRSSEQDFRVGLQSTISGQEFRAGLQGRTSEQDFRAGLQSRTSGQDFRAGLQGRTSEQDFRAELQKLQSRISGQDFRAGLQSRTSGQDFGAGVQNRISRQDFRAGLQGGASGQDFRAGLQGRTSEQDFRAGLQSRTSGRGFKAGLQGRTSGQDFRAGLQSRTSGQDFRAGLQGGASGQDFRVGLQGRTSGQDFRAGLQGGASGQDFRAGLQSRTSEQDFRAGLQGRTSGRGFRTGLQSRTSGQDFRAGLQGGASGQDFRAGLQGRSSGQNFRAGLQGRTLEQDFRAGLQSRTSGQDFGAGVQSRISRQDFRAGLQGGASGQDFRAELQSRTSGQNFRAGLQSRTSGRGFKAGLQGRTSEQDFRAGLQGRTSGRGFKAGLQGGASGQDFRAGLQDRTSEQDFRAGHQGGASGQDFRAGLQGRTSGQDFRAGLQSRTSGQDFGAGVQSRISRQDFRAGLQGGASGQDFRAGLQDRTSEQDFRAGLQDRTSEQDFRAGLQGRTSGRGFRAGLQDRTSEQDFRAGFQGRTSGRGFRTGLQSRTSGQDFRAGLQGGASGQDFRAGLQSRTSEQDFRAGLQGGASG